A genomic stretch from Sceloporus undulatus isolate JIND9_A2432 ecotype Alabama chromosome 5, SceUnd_v1.1, whole genome shotgun sequence includes:
- the LOC121931380 gene encoding uncharacterized protein LOC121931380 isoform X1, with protein MRVKGHNRTLEECRRKCKSLKSQYKQYRDALAKGTTKGAPPPFYKELHAFIKSDGSIRPHRLATSGERVRVPAGQPARAEPVVVVEEEQEETPELECAQDLLMPRQGKMCQGPWGEGRGKWDKGKMWPQGGHRPEMTLVPCHIDEEQEEEEEHPDSGDSSSSQRPLDPRALLRRMSAEAGSSRRRPPSRAGSSSTTSSYRDRSPLSRASAPASDGSETEESMQVGGRTEAEQEEEGEGEPPPANPIAAMSAEERLATKKKRVRPSAATRTVAAVDKLTVCSEEKMTELMQQGQRACDERERSRHSRRELMERALGFQERALGFQERALEVQLRGVQNQETALERSDQHHETTVQEQRRLNTTMEAQTVLMGQMLEVMRGGLGGPRRRRVRREQGGRGRAAVPRVVEEGVEQQEPPARGGRARAVPRVVEEEVGPQEPPARAIPPAEEQAVAMEVEPAQQPLAGPSSSLFSQSVAVPPPTPRPQRQRATRGGLGSRGREH; from the exons atgagagtcaagggccacaacagaaccttggaggagtgtcgccgaaaatgcaagtcgctgaaatctcaatacaaacaatacagagatgctCTGGCCAAAGGTACTACAAAGGGcgcccccccgcccttttacaaggagctgcatgctttcatcaaaagtgatggaagcatcagaccccacagactagccaccagtggggagcgcgtgagggtcccggcgggccagccagccagagccgagcctgtggtggtggtggaggaggagcaggaggagaccccggagcttgaatgtgcccaagaccttttgatgccccgtCAGGGTAAGATGTGCCAGGGcccctggggggaagggagggggaaatgggacaaggggaagatgtggccccagGGTGGGCACAGGccagagatgacccttgtcccttgtcatatagatgaggagcaggaggaggaggaggaacaccccgactcaggtgattcctccagcagccagagacctctggacccccgcgccctgctcagacgaatgtctgctgaggccgggagctccagaaggagaccaccatctcgtgctggATCCTCTTCCACGACCAGCAGCTACCGTGACCGCTCACCTCTCTCTCGGGCCAGTGCACCCGCCAGCGATGGCAGTGAGACAGAAGAGAGTATGCAAG taggaggacgaactgaagcagaacaagaagaagaaggagaaggagaacctCCTCCAGCTAATCCCATAgctgccatgtcagcagaggagcgccttgccaccaagaagaaaagggtccgtccgtcagcagctactagaactgtggcaGCTGTGGATAAGCTCACGGTTTGCTCAgaagagaaaatgacagaactgATGCAGCAGGGGCAGCGAGCCTGTGATGAAAGGGAGAGGAGCAGACACTCCCGCAGAGagctcatggaaagggcactgggatttcaagagagggcactgggatttcaagagagggcACTGGAAGTTCAACTGAGGGGCGTTCAGAACCAGGAGACAGCACTAGAGAGGTCAGACCAACATCATGAGACCACAGtccaggagcagaggcgactcaacaccaccatggaagcgcagactgttctgatggggcaaatgctggagGTCATGAGGGGAGGGCTGGGTGGCCCGAGACGCAGAAGGGTACGTAGGGAgcagggtggaagaggcagggctgctgtccccagggtcgtggaggaaggggttgagcagcaggagcccccagcaagaggtggaagagccagggctgtccccagggtcgtggaggaagaaGTAGGGCCacaggagcccccagcaagagcaatccctccagctgaggagcaggcagttgccatggaggtggaACCGGCTCAGCAGCCTCTGGCTGGCCCATCCTCTAGCCTCTTCAGTCAGTCAGTGGCAGTCCCACCGCCCACACcccgcccccaaaggcaaagggcaactagagggggcctgggatcaaggggcagggagcactga
- the LOC121931380 gene encoding uncharacterized protein LOC121931380 isoform X2: MRVKGHNRTLEECRRKCKSLKSQYKQYRDALAKGTTKGAPPPFYKELHAFIKSDGSIRPHRLATSGERVRVPAGQPARAEPVVVVEEEQEETPELECAQDLLMPRQGKMCQGPWGEGRGKWDKGKMWPQGGHRPEMTLVPCHIDEEQEEEEEHPDSGDSSSSQRPLDPRALLRRMSAEAGSSRRRPPSRAGSSSTTSSYRDRSPLSRASAPASDGSETEESMQGGRTEAEQEEEGEGEPPPANPIAAMSAEERLATKKKRVRPSAATRTVAAVDKLTVCSEEKMTELMQQGQRACDERERSRHSRRELMERALGFQERALGFQERALEVQLRGVQNQETALERSDQHHETTVQEQRRLNTTMEAQTVLMGQMLEVMRGGLGGPRRRRVRREQGGRGRAAVPRVVEEGVEQQEPPARGGRARAVPRVVEEEVGPQEPPARAIPPAEEQAVAMEVEPAQQPLAGPSSSLFSQSVAVPPPTPRPQRQRATRGGLGSRGREH; the protein is encoded by the exons atgagagtcaagggccacaacagaaccttggaggagtgtcgccgaaaatgcaagtcgctgaaatctcaatacaaacaatacagagatgctCTGGCCAAAGGTACTACAAAGGGcgcccccccgcccttttacaaggagctgcatgctttcatcaaaagtgatggaagcatcagaccccacagactagccaccagtggggagcgcgtgagggtcccggcgggccagccagccagagccgagcctgtggtggtggtggaggaggagcaggaggagaccccggagcttgaatgtgcccaagaccttttgatgccccgtCAGGGTAAGATGTGCCAGGGcccctggggggaagggagggggaaatgggacaaggggaagatgtggccccagGGTGGGCACAGGccagagatgacccttgtcccttgtcatatagatgaggagcaggaggaggaggaggaacaccccgactcaggtgattcctccagcagccagagacctctggacccccgcgccctgctcagacgaatgtctgctgaggccgggagctccagaaggagaccaccatctcgtgctggATCCTCTTCCACGACCAGCAGCTACCGTGACCGCTCACCTCTCTCTCGGGCCAGTGCACCCGCCAGCGATGGCAGTGAGACAGAAGAGAGTATGCAAG gaggacgaactgaagcagaacaagaagaagaaggagaaggagaacctCCTCCAGCTAATCCCATAgctgccatgtcagcagaggagcgccttgccaccaagaagaaaagggtccgtccgtcagcagctactagaactgtggcaGCTGTGGATAAGCTCACGGTTTGCTCAgaagagaaaatgacagaactgATGCAGCAGGGGCAGCGAGCCTGTGATGAAAGGGAGAGGAGCAGACACTCCCGCAGAGagctcatggaaagggcactgggatttcaagagagggcactgggatttcaagagagggcACTGGAAGTTCAACTGAGGGGCGTTCAGAACCAGGAGACAGCACTAGAGAGGTCAGACCAACATCATGAGACCACAGtccaggagcagaggcgactcaacaccaccatggaagcgcagactgttctgatggggcaaatgctggagGTCATGAGGGGAGGGCTGGGTGGCCCGAGACGCAGAAGGGTACGTAGGGAgcagggtggaagaggcagggctgctgtccccagggtcgtggaggaaggggttgagcagcaggagcccccagcaagaggtggaagagccagggctgtccccagggtcgtggaggaagaaGTAGGGCCacaggagcccccagcaagagcaatccctccagctgaggagcaggcagttgccatggaggtggaACCGGCTCAGCAGCCTCTGGCTGGCCCATCCTCTAGCCTCTTCAGTCAGTCAGTGGCAGTCCCACCGCCCACACcccgcccccaaaggcaaagggcaactagagggggcctgggatcaaggggcagggagcactga
- the LOC121931467 gene encoding protein ALP1-like encodes MATVGGAMALARVARLRRCWQVPASHDLWDNFVSTIWSDEQWRHFFRMPRALFHRLVGILRPELEKADTVMRKAIPVEKRVAIGVFSMAHKSTYIVTAALFGTGVATVGEIVVEFALAMEKLLLSRTVYLGNAREIMDAFGRRGFPQVVGLMDGCHCLIIPPLGLRNAYVNRRGSYSVILQGTCDHTGRFVDVELGWHGSAHDARVARNSLIYEAMEAGIYVPGNPSINIRGQQIGPLILADCAYPIRKWLMTPFKTPPTLLDRRSSTRS; translated from the exons atggctactgttggcggtgccatggccctggccagagtggcacgtCTCCGCCGATGCTGGCAGGTACCTGCATCGCACgacttgtgggacaactttgtctcaaccatatggtctgacgagcaatggaggcatttcttccgaatgccccgtgccctcttccacaggctagtgggcatcctgcgcccagaactggagaaggcagacacagtgatgaggaaagccatcccggtggagaagagagtggccattggtgtcttttcaaTGGCACACAAATCCACCTATATTGTGACGGCGGCGCTGTTTGGGACTGGCGTTGCCACCGTGGGGGagatcgtggtggagtttgccctggccatggagaagctgctgctgtcaaggACCGTATACCTGGGGAACGCACGTGAG attatggatgcctttggtcggcgcggcttcccacaagtggttggcctcatggacgggtgccactgcctgatcataccacccttggggctgaggaatgcctatgtcaacagaaggggctcctattctgtcatcctgcaagggacatgtgaccacacaggaagatTCGTGGACGTGGAGCTCGGGTGGCATGGGTCAGCgcacgatgccagggtggcacggaattctctcatctacgaggccatggaggctggcatctatgtgccagggaaccccagcatcaacatcagaggccagcagatcggacccctgatactggctgactgtgcctaccccattcggaaatGGCTCATGACACCATTTAAGACCCCCCCCACACTCCTAGACAGAAGatcttcaacaagaagttga